In Capillimicrobium parvum, a genomic segment contains:
- a CDS encoding L-serine ammonia-lyase: MTVGVFDLFRIGIGPSSSHTVGPMRAARHLAQHLADVPAEAVRVILHGSLALTGTGHGTDRALVAGLNGADPETVDPAFVLDLDPTPERVRLAHGTDVRYRLEKQARGGPPGHPNAMRFEVTGHDGQILLARTYRSIGGGFLTEDGVPQAAEPVSLPLPFTTGEELVAHASGLGGIAAVAAANEHARRPEGDVTAGLRRIAQAMNDCVERGLRSEGELPGGLRVRRRAPALHQSLLTDRGGALEELEWVALWAMAVNEENAAGGRIVTAPTNGAAGVLPAVLRYAQRFEGIDEAGTEQMLLAAAAIGALIKRNASISGAEVGCQGEVGSAAAMAAAALAEALGGSPAQVANAAEIALEHHLGMTCDPIGGLVQIPCIERNALGAGKAIAAAKLALRSDGVHVVSLDNVIDAMRRTGHDMHENYKETARGGLAVSVPAC; this comes from the coding sequence ATGACGGTTGGCGTCTTCGACCTGTTCCGCATCGGCATCGGCCCATCGAGCAGCCACACCGTGGGTCCTATGCGTGCGGCCCGCCACTTGGCGCAGCACCTCGCCGACGTCCCCGCCGAGGCGGTGCGGGTGATCCTCCACGGGTCCCTCGCCCTGACCGGCACCGGCCACGGCACGGATCGCGCCCTCGTGGCCGGACTCAACGGTGCCGACCCGGAGACCGTCGACCCGGCCTTCGTGCTGGACCTCGACCCCACACCGGAGCGCGTGCGGCTGGCCCACGGCACGGACGTCCGCTACCGGCTGGAGAAGCAGGCCCGCGGTGGGCCGCCGGGCCACCCGAACGCCATGCGCTTCGAGGTCACCGGCCACGATGGCCAGATCCTCCTCGCTCGCACCTATCGGTCCATCGGGGGTGGCTTTCTGACCGAGGACGGGGTGCCGCAGGCCGCGGAGCCGGTGTCGCTGCCCCTGCCTTTCACGACCGGCGAGGAGCTTGTCGCTCATGCGAGCGGGCTCGGCGGCATCGCCGCCGTCGCGGCCGCCAACGAGCATGCGCGTCGGCCCGAGGGCGACGTGACCGCAGGCCTGCGGCGCATCGCTCAGGCGATGAACGACTGCGTCGAGCGCGGGTTGCGGTCAGAGGGAGAGCTCCCCGGCGGTCTCCGCGTGCGGCGGCGCGCACCCGCGCTGCACCAGTCGCTGCTCACCGACAGGGGAGGGGCCCTGGAGGAGCTCGAGTGGGTCGCGCTCTGGGCGATGGCCGTCAACGAGGAGAACGCGGCCGGCGGACGCATCGTGACGGCACCGACCAATGGTGCCGCCGGCGTCCTCCCCGCCGTGCTGCGCTACGCGCAGCGCTTCGAAGGCATTGACGAGGCGGGCACCGAGCAGATGCTTCTCGCAGCGGCGGCCATCGGGGCGCTGATCAAGCGCAACGCCTCGATCTCCGGTGCCGAGGTCGGATGCCAGGGCGAAGTCGGCTCTGCCGCCGCGATGGCCGCGGCCGCGCTGGCCGAGGCGCTTGGCGGCAGCCCCGCCCAGGTCGCCAACGCCGCGGAGATCGCCCTCGAGCACCACCTCGGGATGACCTGCGACCCGATCGGCGGCCTCGTTCAGATCCCGTGCATCGAGCGCAACGCGCTCGGGGCCGGCAAGGCGATCGCTGCCGCCAAGCTCGCACTGCGCTCCGACGGTGTGCACGTCGTCTCCCTGGACAACGTCATCGATGCCATGCGCCGCACCGGGCACGACATGCACGAGAACTACAAGGAGACGGCCCGCGGCGGGCTGGCTGTCAGCGTCCCGGCCTGCTGA
- a CDS encoding DUF2254 domain-containing protein — protein MRLWVVPLSGLVAGLGLALITLSIDRSAGYDLLPQSLTGTPTVASSLLTTIITSVVTLLSVVLTVMTVAVQLAMAQFSPRIVAALLQDRLHQLTFALFSGTAAFAIVALVGVDDRHNRVPGLTVLLAYVLALTSLALLVIFVSHAGLRLRASGLIDIAGDQLGVEIDRRFPPAAPAPLPRDTVAAATGGIVTRIDTDRLLAAASREGCMIELCVRMGDFVPAGAPLLHVRGAPAAKLADAAAMVELRDERTHDLDPAYGFRKLVDIAVRSAANDPSTSVEALHRIHGGLRQLARRPFPTGRHTDGAGELRLVTPVRDWGDFVRLGFEEIRLAGARQPQIARRMRAALDDLQSVVTPERRPPLDEQLVLLERAVDREHDDPRAARFAHVADRQGIG, from the coding sequence ATGCGCCTGTGGGTCGTGCCTCTCTCGGGTCTCGTCGCGGGCCTCGGGCTCGCGCTCATCACGCTGAGCATCGACCGGTCCGCCGGATACGATCTCCTGCCGCAGTCGCTGACCGGCACGCCCACGGTCGCTTCGAGCCTGCTGACCACGATCATCACGTCGGTCGTGACGCTCCTGTCGGTGGTCCTGACCGTCATGACCGTCGCCGTGCAGCTCGCCATGGCGCAGTTCTCGCCGAGGATCGTCGCCGCGCTGCTGCAGGACCGGCTGCACCAGTTGACGTTCGCGCTGTTCTCCGGCACCGCCGCGTTCGCCATCGTCGCGCTCGTCGGTGTCGACGACCGCCACAACCGGGTCCCCGGCCTGACCGTCCTCCTGGCCTACGTGCTCGCCTTGACGAGCCTCGCGCTGCTCGTGATCTTCGTGTCGCACGCCGGCCTGCGGCTGCGCGCGTCGGGCCTCATCGACATCGCGGGCGACCAGCTCGGCGTCGAGATCGACCGGCGCTTCCCCCCGGCGGCACCCGCGCCGCTCCCCCGCGACACCGTCGCGGCGGCGACCGGCGGCATCGTGACCCGCATCGACACGGACCGCCTGCTCGCGGCCGCGTCGCGCGAGGGCTGCATGATCGAGCTGTGCGTTCGCATGGGCGACTTCGTGCCCGCCGGCGCGCCGCTGCTGCACGTCCGGGGCGCGCCGGCCGCGAAGCTCGCGGATGCGGCCGCCATGGTCGAGCTGCGCGACGAGCGCACCCACGACCTCGACCCGGCATACGGGTTCCGCAAGCTCGTGGACATCGCCGTCCGCAGCGCGGCGAACGACCCGAGCACCTCGGTCGAGGCGCTGCATCGCATCCACGGCGGACTGCGCCAGCTCGCGCGCCGGCCGTTTCCGACCGGCCGGCACACCGACGGCGCCGGCGAGCTGCGCCTGGTGACGCCCGTGCGCGACTGGGGCGACTTCGTCCGGCTGGGCTTCGAGGAGATCCGGCTCGCCGGAGCCCGCCAGCCCCAGATCGCCCGCCGCATGCGCGCGGCCCTCGACGATCTGCAGAGCGTCGTCACGCCCGAGCGCCGGCCGCCGCTCGACGAGCAGCTCGTCCTGCTGGAGCGCGCCGTCGACCGCGAGCACGACGATCCGCGCGCCGCGCGATTCGCCCACGTCGCGGATCGGCAAGGCATCGGCTAG
- a CDS encoding serine hydroxymethyltransferase translates to MALTDLPHDLMNRPLAEVDPEIAAVLRGELTRQQETLEMIASENVVPRAVLECQGSVLTNKYAEGYPGKRYYGGCEWVDVSEQLAIDRARGLFGGDHVNVQPHSGAQANAAVYHALLDPGDTLMGMALDHGGHLTHGMRLNVSGRLYRIVPYGVRRDTGLIDLDEVRDIARASRPKLIVAGWSAYPRRIDFAAFREIADECGAMLLVDMSHFAGLVAVGLHPSPVPYADVVTTTIHKTLGGARGGMIICREALARKIDSAVFPGQQGGPLEHVIAGKAVALRIAASGAFADRQRRTLEGARAIAERLLAGGDAVGVWSGGTDVHLVVADLRDTEIDGRQAEDRLADIGITANRNTVPFDPRPPMVSSGLRLGTPALATRGFGLPEFTELGDIIRIALSPAFEPAKDALRARCRELAAGFPLYEFLAAAGSEMVAT, encoded by the coding sequence ATGGCCCTGACCGACCTTCCCCACGACCTGATGAACCGGCCCCTCGCCGAGGTGGACCCCGAGATCGCCGCCGTCCTGCGCGGCGAGCTCACGCGCCAGCAGGAGACGCTCGAGATGATCGCTTCGGAGAACGTCGTTCCGCGCGCCGTCCTCGAGTGTCAGGGAAGCGTCCTGACGAACAAGTACGCGGAGGGCTACCCCGGCAAGCGCTACTACGGCGGCTGCGAGTGGGTCGACGTGTCCGAGCAGCTGGCGATCGACCGGGCACGCGGGCTGTTCGGCGGCGATCACGTCAACGTCCAACCCCACTCCGGCGCCCAGGCCAACGCAGCGGTCTACCACGCGCTCCTGGACCCCGGCGACACGCTCATGGGCATGGCGCTCGACCATGGCGGGCACCTCACGCACGGGATGCGGCTGAATGTCTCGGGGCGTCTGTATCGCATCGTGCCCTACGGGGTGCGGCGGGACACCGGGCTCATCGACCTCGACGAGGTTCGCGACATCGCCCGTGCCAGTCGTCCGAAGCTGATCGTCGCGGGGTGGTCGGCATACCCCCGGCGGATCGACTTCGCGGCGTTCCGCGAGATCGCGGACGAGTGCGGGGCCATGCTCCTCGTGGACATGTCGCACTTCGCCGGGCTCGTCGCGGTCGGGCTCCATCCCAGCCCGGTGCCGTACGCCGACGTCGTGACCACGACGATCCACAAGACGCTCGGCGGCGCCCGCGGAGGGATGATCATCTGCCGGGAGGCGCTGGCCAGGAAGATCGACTCCGCCGTCTTCCCGGGCCAGCAGGGCGGCCCGCTCGAGCACGTCATCGCCGGCAAGGCGGTGGCGCTGCGAATCGCCGCGTCGGGCGCCTTCGCCGACCGCCAACGGCGGACGCTCGAGGGCGCGCGGGCCATCGCCGAACGCCTCCTCGCCGGCGGCGACGCCGTGGGCGTGTGGTCCGGCGGCACCGATGTCCACCTCGTCGTCGCCGATCTCCGCGACACCGAGATCGACGGCCGCCAGGCCGAGGATCGACTGGCCGACATCGGCATCACCGCCAACCGCAACACGGTGCCGTTCGATCCGCGGCCGCCAATGGTCTCGTCGGGGCTACGGCTCGGCACGCCGGCCTTGGCGACCCGCGGTTTCGGGCTCCCCGAGTTCACGGAGCTCGGCGACATCATCCGCATCGCGCTGTCACCGGCGTTCGAGCCGGCGAAGGACGCGCTGCGGGCCCGCTGCCGTGAGCTCGCCGCCGGCTTTCCGCTCTACGAGTTCCTCGCGGCGGCGGGCAGTGAGATGGTCGCGACCTAG
- a CDS encoding Zn-dependent hydrolase, with amino-acid sequence MSPPAASHVAIDRERSRERIARDVLTLTGSQYTRSATAVCRYAYTPEWKRAHEYFAAQLRDIGCQVWEDPVGNLVAQNVPRGERAYGLGSHCDSNRNGGPWDGPLGVALAVEVARLNREHGLDLPLRVISFLEEEGSGFGQLLLGSRIAAGRIGEAELREVRAIDDGRPFFELAAEAGHDPERFRESAATLDDLDGWIETHIEQGRVLQDERVTLGVVEAISGYVHADLYLEGRSGHAGGTPMQGRSDALAAAAEVVLEAERLAADAGHGTVATVGELDVEPGLINVIPGAVRLSLDVRGVDDEAFAGVATAIEAFAQDVARRRGVTARYVVRQAVPATPMDAPIVGALEASADAAGVTHRRMSSGAAHDTMCVAVRSPVAMLFVPCRDGISHAPEEDADPADGARASEVVLNALVRLHHRRER; translated from the coding sequence GTGAGCCCGCCGGCGGCGTCGCATGTCGCGATCGACCGCGAGCGCTCCCGCGAACGGATCGCGCGCGACGTGCTCACCCTGACCGGATCTCAGTACACGCGCAGCGCGACCGCGGTGTGCCGCTACGCGTACACGCCGGAATGGAAGCGGGCGCACGAGTACTTCGCCGCGCAGCTGCGCGACATCGGCTGCCAGGTCTGGGAGGACCCCGTCGGCAACCTCGTCGCCCAGAACGTCCCGCGGGGCGAGCGCGCCTACGGGCTGGGATCGCATTGCGACTCCAATCGCAACGGCGGGCCGTGGGACGGGCCGCTCGGTGTTGCCCTGGCCGTCGAGGTTGCCCGGCTCAACCGCGAGCACGGGCTCGACCTCCCGCTCCGCGTGATCTCGTTCCTCGAGGAGGAGGGATCCGGGTTCGGCCAGCTGTTGCTGGGCAGCCGGATCGCCGCCGGCCGGATCGGCGAGGCGGAGCTGCGCGAGGTGCGGGCGATCGACGACGGGCGGCCGTTCTTCGAGCTCGCGGCCGAGGCGGGCCACGACCCCGAGCGCTTCCGGGAATCGGCGGCGACCCTCGACGACCTCGATGGCTGGATCGAGACGCACATCGAGCAGGGCCGCGTCCTGCAGGACGAGCGCGTGACGCTCGGCGTGGTCGAGGCGATCTCCGGCTACGTGCATGCCGACCTCTACCTCGAGGGCCGCTCCGGCCATGCCGGCGGGACGCCGATGCAGGGCCGCAGCGACGCGCTGGCGGCCGCGGCCGAGGTCGTGCTGGAGGCCGAGCGCCTGGCCGCCGACGCCGGGCACGGCACGGTCGCGACGGTGGGCGAGCTCGACGTCGAGCCCGGCCTCATCAACGTCATCCCCGGGGCGGTCCGGCTCTCGCTCGACGTCCGCGGCGTCGACGACGAGGCGTTTGCTGGCGTGGCCACCGCGATCGAGGCGTTCGCTCAGGACGTCGCCCGCCGCCGGGGCGTCACCGCCCGCTACGTCGTGCGCCAGGCCGTCCCGGCGACGCCGATGGACGCGCCGATCGTCGGCGCGCTCGAGGCGAGCGCCGACGCCGCGGGGGTCACGCACCGCCGAATGTCGTCCGGCGCGGCGCACGACACCATGTGCGTCGCCGTCCGGTCCCCGGTCGCGATGCTGTTCGTGCCGTGCCGCGACGGCATCAGCCACGCTCCCGAGGAGGACGCGGATCCGGCCGACGGGGCGCGTGCTTCGGAGGTCGTCCTCAACGCGCTGGTGCGCCTGCACCACCGGCGCGAGCGGTAG
- a CDS encoding NAD(P)/FAD-dependent oxidoreductase, whose protein sequence is MKVAIIGASLAGASAAVTLRDEGFDGEIELIGEEPELPYERPPLSKEYLAGAQAFEQSLVHPAEVYEQRSIELRTGAAVTSVDPRERTAVLADGSRLRADAFVIATGTRSRRPPIAGLELEGIHDLRSRADADALRAQIAPGRRAVVAGMGFVGCEVAATLRDAGVEVVAIEAFSTPLERILGPEIGRVVADLQAEHGVEMLLGDGVQAFEGDGAVRAVQTMSGRLVECDFAVVGLGAQPNTELLEGSGITVSNGVVVDEYCRTNVEGVYAAGDVALHAHPLVGGHIRVEHWRNAARQGAAAARSILGKGAPYAELHWFWSDQYDANIQYLGHHQDFDELVVRGSLDDRQFLAFYLKDGVPQSAVAFNMARQLRRASKLLEAGRPVDAGLLRDPGADLRRVAA, encoded by the coding sequence ATGAAGGTGGCGATCATCGGGGCGAGCCTCGCAGGCGCGAGCGCGGCGGTGACGCTTCGCGACGAGGGCTTCGACGGCGAGATCGAGCTCATCGGCGAGGAGCCGGAGCTGCCGTACGAGCGGCCCCCGCTCTCCAAGGAGTACCTGGCCGGGGCGCAGGCGTTCGAGCAATCGCTCGTGCACCCGGCCGAGGTCTACGAGCAGCGTTCGATCGAGCTGCGCACCGGGGCGGCCGTCACGTCCGTCGACCCGCGCGAGCGCACGGCCGTCCTGGCCGACGGGTCCCGGCTGCGGGCCGACGCGTTCGTCATCGCGACCGGGACCCGCAGCCGCCGGCCGCCGATCGCGGGGCTCGAGCTCGAGGGCATTCACGATCTGCGGTCTCGCGCGGATGCCGACGCCCTGCGCGCGCAGATCGCCCCCGGGCGCCGGGCGGTCGTCGCGGGCATGGGGTTCGTCGGCTGCGAGGTCGCCGCGACGCTTCGCGACGCGGGGGTCGAGGTCGTCGCCATCGAGGCGTTCTCTACGCCGCTCGAGCGCATCCTCGGACCCGAGATCGGCCGCGTCGTCGCCGACCTGCAGGCCGAGCACGGGGTCGAGATGCTGCTCGGGGACGGGGTCCAGGCGTTCGAGGGAGACGGGGCCGTTCGCGCGGTCCAGACGATGTCCGGCCGGCTCGTGGAGTGCGACTTCGCCGTCGTGGGTCTCGGCGCCCAGCCGAACACCGAGCTCCTCGAGGGCAGCGGCATCACGGTCTCCAACGGCGTGGTGGTCGACGAGTACTGCCGGACGAACGTCGAGGGCGTCTACGCGGCCGGCGACGTCGCCCTGCATGCCCACCCGCTCGTCGGCGGGCACATCCGCGTCGAGCACTGGCGCAACGCCGCCCGCCAGGGCGCGGCGGCCGCGCGCTCGATCCTCGGCAAGGGCGCACCCTACGCCGAGCTGCACTGGTTCTGGTCGGATCAGTACGACGCGAACATCCAGTACCTCGGCCATCACCAGGACTTCGACGAGCTGGTGGTCCGGGGAAGCCTGGACGACCGGCAGTTCCTCGCGTTCTACCTGAAGGATGGCGTCCCGCAGTCCGCGGTCGCGTTCAACATGGCCCGGCAGCTGCGACGGGCGTCCAAGCTCCTGGAGGCCGGCAGGCCGGTCGACGCCGGGCTGTTGCGCGATCCCGGCGCGGACCTCCGGCGGGTCGCAGCGTGA